A single genomic interval of Argopecten irradians isolate NY chromosome 8, Ai_NY, whole genome shotgun sequence harbors:
- the LOC138328808 gene encoding sulfotransferase 1B1-like gives MDLLKLSPEERERALAGIRNQKHPIYDGCMLPKFPSIMANTEKYMEAVRNFDSKESDILLCTYAKAGTHWVHEIVSMILQGGTEYTKGHKGGAMMERDVDQLNDLPSPRFINTHFAFRHLPKKHVENGYKIIHVSRNPKDVMVSFYHHALNDPFAACAEEDFPGTWSDYIQDMCENRHNFYGGFVKYEREWEDAKKTKAVTNVHSVFYEDLKKNPVAEITRLAAFLNKDLSPQLIEEIAEKCSFWNLAHAVKSGKKGVDYVPLFSKNKKNFIYRKGTTGDWKNWFTVAQNEMFDQMLERGFKGSDLKFKYKL, from the exons ATGGATTTATTAAAACTGAGTCCTGAGGAAAGAGAAAGGGCTTTGGCTGGTATTAGGAATCAGAAACACCCAATCTACGATGGATGTATGTTACCGAAATTCCCGTCGATAATGGCTAATACTGAAAAATACATGGAGGCGGTGAGGAACTTCGACTCCAAGGAATCCGATATACTACTCTGTACATATGCAAAAGCAG GAACACACTGGGTACACGAGATCGTGTCCATGATCCTACAAGGAGGGACAGAGTATACCAAGGGACATAAAGGGGGTGCCATGATGGAACGGGACGTGGACCAATTAAATGATCTTCCGTCCCCACGTTTCATCAACACACACTTTGCATTTCGCCACCTTCCAAAGAAACACGTAGAGAATGGGTATAAAATCATTCATGTGTCGAGAAACCCTAAAGATGTGATGGTATCATTTTACCACCACGCATTGAACGACCCATTTGCGGCCTGTGCAGAGGAGGACTTCCCAGGGACCTGGAGTGACTACATACAGGATATGTGTGAAAACAGGCACA ATTTTTATGGAGGTTTCGTCAAGTATGAACGTGAATGGGAAGATGCGAAAAAGACAAAAGCAGTAACAAATGTACATAGCGTATTCTACGAAGACTTGAAAAAG AATCCAGTAGCAGAAATCACACGACTGGCAGCCTTTTTGAATAAAGATTTAAGCCCTCAGCTCATAGAGGAAATTGCGGAAAAGTGTTCATTTTGGAATCTTGCACACGCTGTAAAGTCAGGCAAGAAAGGAGTGGACTATGTCCCGTTGTTTTCAAAGAATAAGAAAAACTTCATTTACAGAAAAG GTACAACAGGAGACTGGAAGAACTGGTTCACTGTGGCACAGAATGAAATGTTCGACCAGATGTTGGAACGAGGGTTTAAAGGCAGTGATCTAaagtttaaatataaattatag